The following coding sequences are from one Hydra vulgaris chromosome 04, alternate assembly HydraT2T_AEP window:
- the LOC100204405 gene encoding SAGA-associated factor 29: MANSSVLNTKESLRQLHQMVLRIQEERNRNADNLLNINKTHEKMRHETRVSAYFKGKLKSLYRTAIADAKLESECIQKAMERIIEIKALANEKTSKNKTKGISHTFYQEEPRKGIRRGVLMSLLQQNAINLPTWKDQNNDPPALCGAIPAETNYICRPGDHVAARVKYPDEEEQYILAEILSYNPISGKYDIEDIDYSEEEGKNEKERHQLSRRRIIPLPLYKADPQLNIEALFQFKQPVLALYPQTTCFYKAIVHSVPKTKDMDYTVLFEDTSYADGYSPPLSVPQRYIVSSKKIR; encoded by the coding sequence ATGGCCAATAGTTCAGTTTTAAACACAAAAGAATCATTGCGTCAGCTTCACCAGATGGTGTTGCGCATTCAAGAAGAAAGAAATCGAAATGCTGACAACCttttaaacatcaataaaactCATGAAAAAATGCGCCATGAAACACGTGTGTCTGCTTATTTCAAGGGTAAATTAAAATCCCTTTACCGAACAGCTATTGCTGATGCAAAGTTAGAATCTGAATGTATTCAAAAGGCAATGGAaagaattattgaaataaaagcaCTTGCTAATGAAAAAACATCCAAGAATAAAACAAAGGGTATAAGTCACACATTTTATCAAGAAGAACCAAGAAAAGGTATACGTCGTGGTGTGTTGATGTCACTGTTACAACAAAATGCTATTAATTTGCCAACATGGAAAGATCAAAACAATGATCCACCTGCACTGTGTGGAGCAATACCTGCTGAAACAAACTATATATGTCGACCTGGAGATCATGTTGCTGCTCGTGTAAAGTACCCTGATGAAGAAGAGCAATATATTTTAGCAGAGATTTTATCCTACAACCCTATTAGTGGAAAATACGATATTGAGGATATTGACTACTCAGAAGAAGaaggtaaaaatgaaaaagaaagacATCAATTAAGCCGGCGGCGCATTATACCATTGCCATTATATAAAGCTGATCCTCAACTAAATATTGAAGCGTTGTTTCAATTTAAACAGCCAGTGCTTGCTCTTTATCCACAAActacttgtttttataaagcaaTTGTGCATAGTGTGCCAAAAACGAAAGACATGGACTATACTGTATTGTTTGAAGATACATCTTACGCAGATGGTTATTCTCCTCCTTTAAGTGTACCTCAAAGGTATATTGTATCctcaaaaaaaataaggtaA
- the LOC124818520 gene encoding uncharacterized protein LOC124818520 yields the protein MAKLNVWTIIAIALGATLLAFVITILLYKIIKRRNKVLFTWIDKLGIPFAKPGQPENENTKTEQLRPRIQVPLNPARVSKENNGFEESQNDISELSNEKSEEVNPFKRLDPLGIPRARRADDNVQGKKPPTSPLPSPLPAILVEDINIEENEIQNN from the exons ATGGCAAAGTTAAATGTGTGGACCATTATAGCAATTGCATTAGGCGCTACGTTATTAGCTTTTGTGATCACTATTCTACTATATAAg attattAAACGACgtaacaaagttttatttacttggATTGACAAGCTCGGCATCCCTTTTGCAAAACCAGGACAACCAGaaaatgaaaatacaaaaacagaACAATTGAGACCTCGCATTCAAGTTCCACTGAACCCAGCTAGAGTTTCTAAAGAAAACAATGGCTTCGAAGAAAGCCAAAACGATATTTCTGAACTCTCAAATGAg aAAAGTGAAGAAGTCAATCCTTTTAAAAGGTTAGATCCACTAGGAATCCCTAGAGCAAGAAGAGCAGATGATAATGTTCAAGGAAAGAAACCACCAACAAGTCCATTACCAAGTCCGTTACCAGCTATACTTGTTGAAGACATTAATATAGAAGaaaatgaaattcaaaacaACTAG
- the LOC136079273 gene encoding protein GVQW3-like codes for MNILTYIKTRALLGVSAQAISDELVLVHGNQASKYSTVAKWATLFKDGRESLEDDPRSGHPRITYTAENIERVRATIEENPHATHDIIEASINRFTINEIIHNALKKRKLTSRWIPHELTDQNRKN; via the exons atgaacattttaa CATATATTAAAACCCGTGCTCTACTTGGAGTTTCAGCACAAGCCATATCCGATGAGTTGGTTTTAGTTCATGGTAACCAAGCTTCAAAATATAGTACAGTTGCCAAGTGggctactttatttaaagatggtaGAGAGAGTCTCGAAGATGATCCTCGCTCAGGACACCCTCGAATCACGTATACAGCTGAGAATATTGAACGTGTGCGAGCCACTATTGAAGAAAATCCGCATGCAACACATGATATAATTGAAGCATCGATTAATCGTTTTACAATCAACGAAATCATTCACAACgcacttaaaaaaagaaaactaacatCACGTTGGATACCTCACGAGTTAACCGATCAAAATCGCAAGAATTGA